From the genome of Impatiens glandulifera chromosome 9, dImpGla2.1, whole genome shotgun sequence, one region includes:
- the LOC124915227 gene encoding vesicle-associated membrane protein 721, whose amino-acid sequence MGQQSLIYGFIARGTVILAEFTEFTGNFTGIASQCLQKLPATNNRFTYNCDDHTFNYLVEDGYTYCIVAIESAGRQIPMAFLERIKEEFVKRYGGGKASTADAKSLNREFGPKIKEQMQYCVDHPEEVSKLAKVKAQVSEVKGVMMENIEKVLDRGEKIELLVDKTENLRSQAQDFRTEGTKMRRKMWLQNMKIKLIVLAIIIALILIIVLSVCGGFKCH is encoded by the exons ATGGGGCAACAATCGCTGATCTACGGCTTTATTGCCCGGGGAACGGTTATTCTCGCCGAGTTCACCGAGTTCACCGGAAACTTCACCGGCATAGCATCGCAGTGTCTCCAGAAACTTCCCGCCACCAACAACCGATTCACGTACAACTGCGACGACCACACCTTCAACTACCTAGTTGAAGATGGCTACA CTTATTGCATTGTTGCTATCGAATCTGCTGGTAGACAGATTCCCATGGCCTTCCTTGAACGGATTAAAGAGGAGTTTGTCAAGAGATATGGCGGTGGAAAAGCTTCAACAGCTGATGCTAAAAGCTTGAACAGGGAATTTGG TCCGAAGATCAAGGAGCAGATGCAATACTGTGTGGATCACCCGGAGGAGGTCAGCAAGCTTGCAAAAGTAAAAGCTCAGGTTTCTGAAGTTAAAGGAGTAATGATGGAAaacattgagaag GTTCTTGATCGAGGGGAGAAGATTGAACTTCTAGTTGACAAAACAGAGAACCTTCGTTCTCAG GCACAGGATTTTAGGACAGAAGGGACtaaaatgagaagaaaaatgTGGTTGCAAAACATGAAGATAAAACTGATAGTTCTAGCCATCATCATCGCACTGATCTTGATCATAGTTTTATCAGTTTGTGGCGGTTTCAAGTGCCATTGA
- the LOC124916305 gene encoding protein SULFUR DEFICIENCY-INDUCED 1-like translates to MAIISNVNGRLLPKITDARIINKESLKKKKKMDSPTKGNHECVFHIIHKVPSGDGPYVKAKHAQLVEKDLEGAIVWFWKAINLGDRVDSALKDMAVVMKQLDRSEEAIQAVKSFRVLCPKQSQDSLDNILIDLYKKCGKVDEQIVLLKQKLRMIYNGEVFNGKPTKTARSHGKKFQVSVQQETSRLLGNLGWAYMQKGTYMAAEVVYKKAQMIDPDSNKACNLAHCLIKQTRYEEAQSILEHVIHGRLPGSEFIKARNRAEELLFELLSLQEPPPTMTLFTPQEGDDLVDGLDLELERLINKLARFRSRRLPIFEEISSLRDQLAC, encoded by the exons ATGGCCATTATATCCAACGTTAATGGTAGATTATTGCCAAAGATCACTGATGCTAGAATAATA AATAAGGAATctttaaagaagaagaagaagatggacaGTCCTACTAAAGGGAATCATGAGTGTGTGTTTCATATTATCCACAAAGTACCCTCTGGAGATGGTCCTTATGTTAAGGCCAAACATGCTCAA CTGGTGGAGAAGGATTTGGAAGGAGCAATAGTATGGTTTTGGAAGGCAATCAATTTAGGAGACAGAGTTGATAGTGCACTCAAAGACATGGCTGTTGTCATGAAACAATTGGATCGATCTGAAGAAGCAATTCAAGCTGTTAAGTCCTTTAGAGTTCTTTGCCCTAAACAATCTCAGGATTCTCTTGACAATATCCTCATTGACCTGTACAag AAATGTGGGAAAGTGGATGAGCAGATAGTCTTGTTGAAGCAGAAGCTAAGAATGATATACAATGGTGAAGTTTTCAATGGAAAACCCACTAAAACTGCTAGATCTCATGGCAAGAAATTTCAGGTTTCTGTTCAGCAAGAGACTTCAAGATTATTG gGAAATCTGGGTTGGGCCTACATGCAAAAGGGTACTTACATGGCTGCTGAGGTTGTATACAAGAAGGCTCAAATGATTGATCCTGATTCCAACAAGGCCTGCAATTTAGCCCATTGCCTAATCAAGCAAACTCGCTATGAAGAAGCCCAGTCCATTCTTGAACACGTCATTCATGGAAGGCTGCCCGGTAGCGAATTCATCAAGGCCAGAAATCGGGCAGAAGAGTTGTTGTTCGAGCTCTTGTCCCTCCAAGAACCACCACCTACAATGACATTGTTCACACCGCAAGAAGGCGATGATCTTGTTGATGGGCTCGACCTCGAACTCGAACGTTTGATCAATAAATTGGCCCGTTTCAGGTCCAGACGCCTTCCTATTTTCGAGGAGATATCATCGTTAAGAGATCAATTGGCTTGCTGA